AAAATTCGGGATGGTTCCAGCCCGGATAGCTTCTATCTTTGGCGCATAGGCGGAATTCACAATACGATTCCCAAATGGATGAGATTGGCTTTTTAGTTGATATTGCTCGCTACAATTTGGACAAACAAAGTCAACGACTCGCTCTCCCCTACGTGTAGGAGATAGATGATCTGACGGACATGCTGGACAATACATATTCTCTTGAATCCAAGCTTCTGTTAAGATTCGCGCCCGCTGAGAGAAGCTTTTGTAACTAACGGCTAGTTCTGGTTTTAGTTCCAATTTCAAGCATATCCCCAACTACATTAGATAACGAAATGATCTAAAAGTTGCGGAAAGTTTGCTGTTTTCCCTCTTGCTTAACCGCGACCTTCCGATAACCCCGGCGGACAATTACTAATATTAGTTCTATCGTAGATTTTGTGACGATGAAAGTCAAGTGGTGGGGTCACGCCTGCTTCGAGCTCAAAAACGAAACCACAATCGTTTTCGATCCCCATGATGGTAAAGGTGTTGGGCTCAAGCCACCAGAAACCAAAGCTGACATAATCCTCATTTCCCATCTTCACTATGACCACGCCGACGGGGCAGATCTTGTTAAGAAAGCACAATCTACTATTATAGCTGAACAATCTGGAGAATTCTCAGTAGCAAAAGCAAAGATAAAGGGAATCTCTTCCTATCACGATGAGAATTTCGGAAAGCTCAGAGGAAAAAATATCATATACGTCGTGGAAATCGAAGGTC
This is a stretch of genomic DNA from Candidatus Hadarchaeales archaeon. It encodes these proteins:
- a CDS encoding MBL fold metallo-hydrolase, with protein sequence MKVKWWGHACFELKNETTIVFDPHDGKGVGLKPPETKADIILISHLHYDHADGADLVKKAQSTIIAEQSGEFSVAKAKIKGISSYHDENFGKLRGKNIIYVVEIEGLRFCHLGDLGHVPTDAQVKDIGEVDVLFVPVGGTYTIDATGATKTIEKIKPKIAVPMHYAVKGLRVKIAGVEEFLREKKNIRRLETDEFEITKEKLPKETEIWVLS